Proteins encoded by one window of Candidatus Fermentibacter sp.:
- a CDS encoding PP2C family protein-serine/threonine phosphatase has translation MNTAVRVLTVFFTLYAGLYLVQEFTKVDVMCRIGDIWSLLDLRDEGPGIFTSVDPEDFPEGPVPEPGDSLLSVDGLTATVSNYFTVFSTDTPAGREVGIVYREPSRIRMDSTLSSSMAALLATPIDAALGTGIADSVSEGESWMVIAPPPVSTTVVTRSIPAVYKVQIILLFIVRVLITAGFLYTAAYTLARRPGNPAARVMALFCLAITSLMVFSAQIIPMAYATFRFPFENGLLTATRIFGAFSASFWLHLHMLFPFERERFAKHRKVALAAIYIPIAALVAFNFFIDGQEINIVAVPVLTCYFAGGFAMLRRAMSKSAGMLERREARMVMWGAAPGFIVFMLIAWIQLLFARDMASLSYTGRLLIANTQFLSILPAPLSIARAMGRFRLHDAETKYRKGTLFLIVNVFLLAFIVAFAYGAGRALSSAAGIGGTTPVLLISLSLAVGFAPVQRIIRNDLENRFFPERRRLRALLSGFLQEIRGIGDRGEFWSLLARRLTEGLDAEPVIPVTKAGASSTSLTDGSGAPAPFDTDDMFVQRLCSEGRPLLLDEIQASGRIRLDPAQAAWFEERRIALLLPLPSRDSGIGFVAAGRKRSGEDYRAFELETLGSLSGQIAMAAENIELMEEKVEKEKLEEQLSIARSIQKGLLPGEMPDTPGLSVSASIQFCLEVAGDYYDVIPMSGGRTLLAVGDATGKGVGPALLMANLQATLRSISDVGIPLEEMVARANRMVHANTSPEYFITMFAAVFDPGASTLEWVNAGHNPPVLLGAGGGIFDLSEGGLLLGVSRDAAYRSGTVRMEHGDLLVMYSDGLTEAMDASGEEYGPERLAGAARSAAGLETCMVVREIVSDVRRFHGSDSFRDDFTIMVARRL, from the coding sequence CAGGAGTTCACGAAGGTGGACGTGATGTGCCGCATAGGCGACATCTGGAGCCTCCTCGACCTCCGTGACGAAGGGCCCGGTATCTTCACGTCGGTCGACCCCGAGGACTTCCCGGAAGGGCCCGTGCCCGAGCCCGGCGACTCCCTGCTCTCGGTAGACGGCCTCACGGCCACGGTCTCCAACTATTTCACGGTGTTCTCGACCGATACCCCGGCGGGCCGCGAGGTCGGGATCGTCTACAGGGAGCCGTCGAGGATCCGCATGGACAGCACGCTCTCCTCCTCCATGGCCGCGCTCCTCGCGACGCCGATCGATGCCGCGCTCGGAACCGGGATCGCCGACTCGGTCAGCGAGGGTGAAAGCTGGATGGTGATAGCGCCGCCGCCCGTGTCGACCACCGTCGTGACGCGGTCCATCCCGGCCGTGTACAAGGTGCAGATCATCCTGCTCTTCATCGTCAGGGTGCTGATCACGGCCGGATTCCTCTACACGGCCGCATACACCCTGGCCAGGCGGCCGGGGAACCCGGCAGCGAGGGTGATGGCCCTGTTCTGCCTGGCGATAACGTCCCTGATGGTCTTCTCCGCCCAGATAATCCCCATGGCCTACGCCACATTCAGGTTTCCCTTCGAGAACGGGCTCCTGACCGCCACGCGGATCTTCGGGGCTTTCTCCGCTTCGTTCTGGCTCCATCTCCACATGCTGTTCCCCTTCGAGAGGGAGAGGTTCGCGAAGCACAGGAAGGTCGCCCTGGCCGCGATCTACATACCCATCGCGGCGCTCGTCGCGTTCAACTTCTTTATTGACGGGCAGGAGATCAACATCGTTGCCGTGCCGGTCCTGACATGCTACTTCGCCGGCGGGTTCGCGATGCTCCGCAGGGCGATGTCGAAGTCCGCAGGGATGCTCGAGAGGCGCGAGGCCCGGATGGTGATGTGGGGGGCCGCTCCCGGCTTCATCGTATTCATGTTGATCGCCTGGATTCAGCTCCTGTTCGCGCGCGATATGGCCTCCCTGTCGTACACGGGCCGTCTCCTCATCGCCAACACCCAGTTCCTCTCGATCCTGCCGGCCCCGCTGAGCATCGCCAGGGCGATGGGCAGGTTCAGGCTCCACGACGCCGAGACGAAGTACAGGAAGGGCACCCTCTTCCTGATCGTGAACGTGTTCCTGCTCGCCTTCATCGTGGCCTTCGCCTACGGTGCCGGGAGGGCGCTGTCCTCCGCGGCCGGGATAGGAGGGACCACGCCGGTGCTGCTCATCTCCCTGAGCCTCGCTGTCGGATTCGCACCGGTCCAGAGGATCATCAGGAACGACCTGGAGAACAGGTTCTTCCCCGAGAGGCGCCGCCTGAGGGCTCTTCTGAGCGGGTTCCTGCAGGAGATCCGGGGCATAGGCGACCGGGGGGAGTTCTGGTCTCTGCTGGCCAGAAGGCTCACGGAGGGGCTCGATGCCGAACCGGTGATCCCGGTGACGAAGGCCGGAGCCTCGTCCACGTCGCTCACGGACGGGAGCGGAGCCCCCGCGCCGTTCGACACCGACGACATGTTCGTGCAGAGGCTCTGCTCCGAAGGGAGGCCGCTGCTGCTCGACGAGATCCAGGCCTCCGGGAGGATCCGGCTGGATCCGGCCCAGGCGGCTTGGTTCGAGGAGAGGAGGATCGCCCTGCTGCTCCCGCTGCCCTCCCGCGACAGCGGCATCGGCTTCGTGGCGGCCGGGCGGAAGAGGTCGGGCGAGGACTACAGGGCGTTCGAGCTGGAGACCCTGGGCTCGCTGTCCGGCCAGATCGCCATGGCGGCCGAGAACATAGAGCTGATGGAGGAGAAGGTGGAGAAGGAGAAGCTGGAGGAGCAGCTCTCCATCGCGAGGTCCATCCAGAAGGGGCTCCTCCCGGGAGAGATGCCCGACACCCCGGGGCTCTCCGTATCGGCCTCCATCCAGTTCTGCCTGGAAGTCGCGGGTGACTACTACGACGTGATCCCGATGTCGGGCGGGCGGACCCTGCTCGCGGTGGGCGACGCCACCGGCAAGGGGGTCGGGCCGGCCCTCCTCATGGCGAACCTCCAGGCCACTCTGAGGTCCATCTCCGACGTCGGCATCCCGCTCGAGGAGATGGTCGCGCGGGCCAACAGGATGGTCCATGCCAACACCTCCCCCGAGTACTTCATCACGATGTTCGCGGCGGTGTTCGATCCCGGCGCGTCGACCCTCGAGTGGGTGAACGCCGGTCACAACCCTCCCGTCCTGCTCGGGGCCGGCGGAGGCATATTCGATCTCTCGGAGGGCGGACTCCTGCTCGGGGTGTCACGCGATGCGGCATACAGGAGCGGAACCGTGCGAATGGAGCACGGCGACCTCCTTGTGATGTACTCGGACGGGCTCACCGAGGCGATGGACGCCTCCGGCGAGGAGTACGGCCCGGAACGCCTGGCCGGGGCCGCGAGGAGCGCCGCCGGGCTCGAAACGTGCATGGTCGTGAGGGAGATCGTCTCCGATGTGCGCCGCTTCCACGGGAGCGACTCCTTTCGCGA